A region of Trichoplusia ni isolate ovarian cell line Hi5 chromosome 23, tn1, whole genome shotgun sequence DNA encodes the following proteins:
- the LOC113504794 gene encoding AMP deaminase 2-like isoform X3, whose amino-acid sequence MSIRGVQDGSRSPRIITDSFFDDGGSESPTSAVGAEAPRELPNELSAPYEVPQFPIEQIEKKLLIQRQLNVKAAECGQSVRSFGGSEAGGAGAVFDEKLRSADDDDTDFVLPHFQRVAISGEDTSGVPLEDLQQASSYLVQALELRKRYMEISQQSYAMITARFVRSTDANAPAYVPSVHVHKHIADHIVHPPFRAGKDPWECPNPAPKDYVIRSDKGVFNLYQRDAAGAESRLPYEYITLQQYIADMNIMCNMMSDGPLKSFCYRRLSYLSSKFQLHVLLNELRELASQKAVPHRDFYNIRKVDTHIHAASCMNQKHLLRFIKKTLKTHADEVVTLHKGSPMTLKAVFQSMNLSTYDLTVDMLDVHADRNTFHRFDKFNAKYNPIGESRLREVFLKTDNYMNGKYFARIIKEVASDLEESKYQNAELRLSIYGKSPSEWAKLAKWAIQYNVYSDNVRWLIQIPRLYDIFKSNKIMNNFQEFLSNIFQPLFEVTRDPNSNYELHKFLTHVVGFDSVDDESKPENPMLDPESRCPEEWDDEENPPYAYYLYYMYANMTVLNHFRKEQGLNTFVLRPHCGEAGPVQHLVCGFLLAENISHGLLLRKVPVLQYLYYLAQISIAMSPLSNNSLFLNYHRNPLPEFLARGLCITLSTDDPLQFHFTKEPLMEEYSIAAQVWKLSSCDMCELARNSVLMSGFPHEMKQYWLGPNYMKEGVAGNDITRTNVPDIRISFRHETLLDELTNIFKAQFALPTIPTTLGDADGAPPIPNFAAPIVSLKRPSLV is encoded by the exons GGCAGCAGAATGCGGTCAGTCAGTTCGTTCGTTCGGTGGAAGCGAGGCCGGTGGCGCGGGCGCGGTGTTCGACGAGAAGCTGCGCTCCGCTGACGATGACGACACGGACTTTGTGCTGCCGCACTTCCAGAGAGTCGCCATCAGCGGCGAGGATACTTCTGGG GTCCCGCTAGAGGATCTCCAGCAGGCCTCCTCGTACCTGGTGCAGGCGCTGGAGCTGCGCAAGCGCTACATGGAGATCTCGCAGCAGAGCTACGCCATGATCACGGCGCGCTTCGTGCGCAGCACTGACGCCAACGCGCCCGCCTACGTGCCCAGCGTGCACGTGCACAAACACATCGCAG ATCACATAGTCCACCCCCCGTTCAGGGCGGGCAAGGACCCGTGGGAGTGCCCGAACCCGGCTCCGAAGGACTACGTGATCAGGTCTGACAAGGGCGTGTTCAACCTGTACCAGCGTGACGCGGCGGGGGCTGAGTCCCGCCTGCCCTACGAGTACATCACGCTGCAGCAGTACATCGCAGACATGAACATCATGTGCAATATGATGTCTGATGGACCGCT GAAGTCGTTCTGCTACCGGCGGCTGTCGTACCTGTCGTCCAAGTTCCAGCTGCACGTGCTGCTGAACGAGCTGCGCGAGCTGGCCTCGCAGAAGGCCGTGCCGCACAGGGACTTCTACAATATCAG GAAAGTGGACACGCACATTCACGCTGCTTCGTGTATGAACCAGAAGCACCTGCTGCGCTTCATCAAGAAGACTCTCAAAACACATGCTGATGAG GTGGTGACCCTACACAAAGGCAGTCCGATGACGTTGAAGGCGGTGTTCCAGTCCATGAACCTCAGCACCTACGACCTCACCGTCGACATGCTGGACGTGCACGCG GACCGTAACACCTTCCATCGTTTCGACAAGTTCAACGCCAAGTACAATCCCATCGGCGAGAGCAGACTGAGGGAGGTGTTCCTCAAGACAGACAACTATATGAACGGGAAATACTTCGCCAGGATCATCAAG GAAGTAGCATCAGATCTTGAAGAGAGCAAATACCAGAACGCGGAGTTGAGGCTTTCGATCTACGGCAAGAGCCCGAGCGAGTGGGCCAAGCTGGCCAAGTGGGCCATCCAGTACAACGTGTACTCCGACAACGTGCGCTGGCTCATCCAGATACCCAGGCTCTA CGATATCTTCAAGTCGAACAAGATCATGAACAACTTCCAGGAGTTCCTGAGCAACATCTTCCAGCCGCTGTTCGAGGTCACGCGCGACCCCAACAGCAACTACGAACTGCACAAGTTTCTTACT CACGTAGTCGGGTTTGACAGCGTGGACGACGAGTCCAAGCCGGAGAACCCGATGCTGGACCCCGAGTCCCGGTGCCCCGAGGAGTGGGATGATGAGGAGAACCCCCCCTACGCGTACTACCTCTACTACATGTACGCCAACATGACCGTGCTCAACCATTTCCGGAA GGAACAAGGGTTGAACACGTTCGTGCTGCGCCCTCACTGCGGCGAGGCGGGCCCTGTGCAGCATCTGGTGTGCGGCTTCCTGCTGGCAGAGAACATCTCGCACGGATTGCTGCTTAGGAAG GTACCAGTCCTGCAGTACCTGTACTACCTGGCGCAGATCTCCATCGCCATGTCCCCGCTCAGCAACAACTCCCTCTTCCTGAACTACCACCGCAACCCGCTGCCCGAGTTCCTGGCGCGCGGACTCTGCATCACGCTCAGTACTGATGACCCGCTGCAGTTCCACTTCACCAAG GAGCCGCTGATGGAGGAGTACAGTATCGCGGCGCAGGTGTGGAAGCTGAGCTCCTGCGACATGTGCGAGCTGGCCAGGAACTCCGTGCTTATGTCCGGGTTCCCGCACGAG ATGAAGCAGTACTGGCTGGGCCCGAACTACATGAAGGAGGGCGTGGCCGGGAACGACATCACGCGCACCAACGTGCCCGACATCCGCATCTCCTTCAGACACGAGACGCTGCTGGACGAGCTCACCAACATCTTCAAG GCCCAGTTTGCTCTGCCCACCATACCGACGACGCTGGGTGATGCGGACGGGGCGCCCCCTATACCGAACTTCGCGGCTCCTATCGTCAGCTTAAAGCGGCCATcacttgtttaa
- the LOC113504794 gene encoding AMP deaminase 2-like isoform X2 → MYSFDKDLWHVSRPSGSQETPNSETTERQRSESPTSAVGAEAPRELPNELSAPYEVPQFPIEQIEKKLLIQRQLNVKAAECGQSVRSFGGSEAGGAGAVFDEKLRSADDDDTDFVLPHFQRVAISGEDTSGVPLEDLQQASSYLVQALELRKRYMEISQQSYAMITARFVRSTDANAPAYVPSVHVHKHIADHIVHPPFRAGKDPWECPNPAPKDYVIRSDKGVFNLYQRDAAGAESRLPYEYITLQQYIADMNIMCNMMSDGPLKSFCYRRLSYLSSKFQLHVLLNELRELASQKAVPHRDFYNIRKVDTHIHAASCMNQKHLLRFIKKTLKTHADEVVTLHKGSPMTLKAVFQSMNLSTYDLTVDMLDVHADRNTFHRFDKFNAKYNPIGESRLREVFLKTDNYMNGKYFARIIKEVASDLEESKYQNAELRLSIYGKSPSEWAKLAKWAIQYNVYSDNVRWLIQIPRLYDIFKSNKIMNNFQEFLSNIFQPLFEVTRDPNSNYELHKFLTHVVGFDSVDDESKPENPMLDPESRCPEEWDDEENPPYAYYLYYMYANMTVLNHFRKEQGLNTFVLRPHCGEAGPVQHLVCGFLLAENISHGLLLRKVPVLQYLYYLAQISIAMSPLSNNSLFLNYHRNPLPEFLARGLCITLSTDDPLQFHFTKEPLMEEYSIAAQVWKLSSCDMCELARNSVLMSGFPHEMKQYWLGPNYMKEGVAGNDITRTNVPDIRISFRHETLLDELTNIFKAQFALPTIPTTLGDADGAPPIPNFAAPIVSLKRPSLV, encoded by the exons GGCAGCAGAATGCGGTCAGTCAGTTCGTTCGTTCGGTGGAAGCGAGGCCGGTGGCGCGGGCGCGGTGTTCGACGAGAAGCTGCGCTCCGCTGACGATGACGACACGGACTTTGTGCTGCCGCACTTCCAGAGAGTCGCCATCAGCGGCGAGGATACTTCTGGG GTCCCGCTAGAGGATCTCCAGCAGGCCTCCTCGTACCTGGTGCAGGCGCTGGAGCTGCGCAAGCGCTACATGGAGATCTCGCAGCAGAGCTACGCCATGATCACGGCGCGCTTCGTGCGCAGCACTGACGCCAACGCGCCCGCCTACGTGCCCAGCGTGCACGTGCACAAACACATCGCAG ATCACATAGTCCACCCCCCGTTCAGGGCGGGCAAGGACCCGTGGGAGTGCCCGAACCCGGCTCCGAAGGACTACGTGATCAGGTCTGACAAGGGCGTGTTCAACCTGTACCAGCGTGACGCGGCGGGGGCTGAGTCCCGCCTGCCCTACGAGTACATCACGCTGCAGCAGTACATCGCAGACATGAACATCATGTGCAATATGATGTCTGATGGACCGCT GAAGTCGTTCTGCTACCGGCGGCTGTCGTACCTGTCGTCCAAGTTCCAGCTGCACGTGCTGCTGAACGAGCTGCGCGAGCTGGCCTCGCAGAAGGCCGTGCCGCACAGGGACTTCTACAATATCAG GAAAGTGGACACGCACATTCACGCTGCTTCGTGTATGAACCAGAAGCACCTGCTGCGCTTCATCAAGAAGACTCTCAAAACACATGCTGATGAG GTGGTGACCCTACACAAAGGCAGTCCGATGACGTTGAAGGCGGTGTTCCAGTCCATGAACCTCAGCACCTACGACCTCACCGTCGACATGCTGGACGTGCACGCG GACCGTAACACCTTCCATCGTTTCGACAAGTTCAACGCCAAGTACAATCCCATCGGCGAGAGCAGACTGAGGGAGGTGTTCCTCAAGACAGACAACTATATGAACGGGAAATACTTCGCCAGGATCATCAAG GAAGTAGCATCAGATCTTGAAGAGAGCAAATACCAGAACGCGGAGTTGAGGCTTTCGATCTACGGCAAGAGCCCGAGCGAGTGGGCCAAGCTGGCCAAGTGGGCCATCCAGTACAACGTGTACTCCGACAACGTGCGCTGGCTCATCCAGATACCCAGGCTCTA CGATATCTTCAAGTCGAACAAGATCATGAACAACTTCCAGGAGTTCCTGAGCAACATCTTCCAGCCGCTGTTCGAGGTCACGCGCGACCCCAACAGCAACTACGAACTGCACAAGTTTCTTACT CACGTAGTCGGGTTTGACAGCGTGGACGACGAGTCCAAGCCGGAGAACCCGATGCTGGACCCCGAGTCCCGGTGCCCCGAGGAGTGGGATGATGAGGAGAACCCCCCCTACGCGTACTACCTCTACTACATGTACGCCAACATGACCGTGCTCAACCATTTCCGGAA GGAACAAGGGTTGAACACGTTCGTGCTGCGCCCTCACTGCGGCGAGGCGGGCCCTGTGCAGCATCTGGTGTGCGGCTTCCTGCTGGCAGAGAACATCTCGCACGGATTGCTGCTTAGGAAG GTACCAGTCCTGCAGTACCTGTACTACCTGGCGCAGATCTCCATCGCCATGTCCCCGCTCAGCAACAACTCCCTCTTCCTGAACTACCACCGCAACCCGCTGCCCGAGTTCCTGGCGCGCGGACTCTGCATCACGCTCAGTACTGATGACCCGCTGCAGTTCCACTTCACCAAG GAGCCGCTGATGGAGGAGTACAGTATCGCGGCGCAGGTGTGGAAGCTGAGCTCCTGCGACATGTGCGAGCTGGCCAGGAACTCCGTGCTTATGTCCGGGTTCCCGCACGAG ATGAAGCAGTACTGGCTGGGCCCGAACTACATGAAGGAGGGCGTGGCCGGGAACGACATCACGCGCACCAACGTGCCCGACATCCGCATCTCCTTCAGACACGAGACGCTGCTGGACGAGCTCACCAACATCTTCAAG GCCCAGTTTGCTCTGCCCACCATACCGACGACGCTGGGTGATGCGGACGGGGCGCCCCCTATACCGAACTTCGCGGCTCCTATCGTCAGCTTAAAGCGGCCATcacttgtttaa